The Streptomyces sp. NBC_00224 genome has a window encoding:
- a CDS encoding nitroreductase family deazaflavin-dependent oxidoreductase has product MALKPGDGGAVEISPTGWVAQQAQLYEESGGTEGTTLRGAPCLLLDYVGRRSGAVRRTVLIYGRDGDDYLIVASKGGSDDHPLWYLNLVDEPDVSIRVGTERFPAHAETLSPQEKARVWPHLVEVFPPYAEYQAKTERDIPVVRLRHTDR; this is encoded by the coding sequence GTGGCTCTGAAACCCGGAGACGGCGGCGCGGTGGAGATCAGCCCGACCGGCTGGGTGGCCCAACAGGCCCAGCTGTACGAGGAGTCGGGCGGCACCGAGGGAACGACCCTGCGCGGCGCGCCCTGTCTGCTCCTGGACTACGTCGGCCGCCGCAGCGGCGCGGTGCGCCGCACCGTACTGATCTACGGGCGCGACGGCGACGACTACCTGATCGTGGCCTCCAAGGGCGGATCCGACGACCACCCGCTCTGGTACCTCAACCTCGTGGACGAGCCGGACGTCAGCATCCGGGTCGGCACCGAGCGGTTCCCGGCCCACGCCGAGACCCTCTCCCCGCAGGAGAAGGCCCGGGTGTGGCCGCACTTGGTGGAGGTGTTCCCGCCGTACGCGGAGTACCAGGCGAAGACCGAGCGGGACATTCCCGTCGTACGGCTGCGGCACACCGACCGCTGA
- a CDS encoding ferredoxin, giving the protein MKISINGDVCIGSGQCALTAPGVFTQDDDGFSELLPGRADGGGDPMVREAARACPVQAISVED; this is encoded by the coding sequence ATGAAGATCAGCATCAATGGTGACGTCTGTATCGGCTCGGGGCAGTGCGCCCTGACGGCGCCGGGTGTGTTCACCCAGGACGACGACGGCTTCAGCGAGTTGCTGCCGGGGCGCGCGGACGGCGGGGGAGACCCCATGGTTCGCGAGGCGGCCCGCGCCTGCCCGGTGCAGGCCATCTCGGTGGAGGACTGA
- a CDS encoding transcriptional regulator, which produces MAVTARELVERVTAELAPAKDANRLVPRIANGSATLPSLAALALEQHHVIGSDLRAFAFLADRSAGAGNSACAEFFTSLATGERLAQERLGAYGAACGLDAGDIERYEPLAGCQTYPAHVAWLALNGEPPLVALALTANFAAWGGYCATVAEALRGRYGFSDEACGFFDFFAEPSPDLERQALAAVASGVHSDAETALARRYGRLLQTYEAMFWNTLADR; this is translated from the coding sequence ATGGCAGTCACGGCCCGGGAACTGGTGGAGAGGGTCACGGCGGAGCTGGCTCCCGCGAAGGACGCCAACCGGCTGGTGCCGCGGATCGCGAACGGCTCGGCCACCCTGCCCTCGCTGGCCGCGCTGGCGCTGGAGCAGCACCACGTCATCGGCTCCGATCTGCGCGCCTTCGCCTTCCTCGCCGACCGGTCGGCGGGAGCGGGCAACTCCGCCTGCGCGGAGTTCTTCACCTCGCTCGCGACCGGCGAGAGACTCGCCCAGGAGCGGCTCGGCGCATACGGGGCCGCCTGCGGGCTCGACGCGGGCGACATCGAGCGGTACGAGCCGCTGGCCGGCTGCCAGACGTATCCGGCCCATGTGGCGTGGCTGGCACTGAACGGCGAGCCGCCCCTGGTGGCGCTCGCGCTCACCGCCAACTTCGCGGCGTGGGGCGGCTATTGCGCCACCGTGGCCGAAGCACTGCGCGGCCGCTACGGATTCTCCGACGAGGCGTGCGGCTTCTTCGACTTCTTCGCCGAGCCCTCGCCCGACCTGGAGCGCCAGGCCCTCGCGGCCGTCGCCTCGGGCGTCCACTCCGACGCCGAGACCGCCCTGGCCCGCCGCTACGGCAGGCTGCTGCAGACGTACGAGGCGATGTTCTGGAACACGCTCGCCGACCGGTGA
- a CDS encoding DUF2269 family protein, with protein MTKFLLTVHILAAILAVGPVTVAASMFPPTARRALAAPDDAQALASVRLLYRICRVYAAVGVAVPVFGFATASNMHILGDTWLIVSIVLTTLAAGALIALVLPRQDAILTELDAAATGGHTGPVTAVDVRGTARLAMFTGVFNLLWAAVTVLMILRPGSTTGG; from the coding sequence GTGACGAAGTTCCTCCTCACCGTGCACATCCTGGCCGCGATCCTCGCCGTCGGACCGGTCACCGTGGCCGCCAGCATGTTCCCGCCCACCGCCCGGCGGGCACTGGCCGCACCCGACGACGCGCAGGCGCTGGCATCGGTGCGGCTGCTGTACCGGATCTGCCGGGTCTATGCCGCCGTGGGCGTCGCGGTACCCGTCTTCGGGTTCGCCACGGCGAGCAACATGCACATCCTCGGCGACACCTGGCTGATCGTCTCGATCGTGCTGACGACCCTCGCGGCGGGCGCGCTGATCGCGCTCGTCCTGCCCCGCCAGGACGCGATACTCACCGAGCTCGACGCGGCCGCCACCGGCGGGCACACCGGGCCGGTGACCGCCGTCGACGTGCGCGGGACCGCCCGACTGGCCATGTTCACGGGGGTGTTCAACCTCCTGTGGGCGGCGGTGACCGTCCTCATGATCCTGCGGCCCGGCTCCACCACCGGAGGCTGA
- a CDS encoding histidine phosphatase family protein, which produces MGELILIRHGETPWTLTGQHTSHTDLPLTEHGEAQARAVAPLLAGRRIGLTLVSPTARARRTAELAGLTAPKVRPDLSEWDYGGYEGVTTPEIQRDRPDWNLWTDGVAAGPAAHPGESAEQVGERADRVLAEARAALASPEDADSDVALVAHSHFLRVLTARYLGLPASAGSLFLLGTGAVSRLGTEHDRPVITAWNTTLPRSVPAPVG; this is translated from the coding sequence ATGGGCGAGTTGATCCTGATACGGCACGGCGAGACGCCGTGGACCCTGACCGGGCAGCACACCAGCCACACCGACCTGCCGCTGACCGAACACGGCGAGGCCCAGGCCCGCGCGGTGGCGCCGCTGCTGGCCGGGCGCCGGATCGGGCTCACCCTGGTCAGCCCGACGGCCCGGGCCCGGCGCACCGCCGAACTCGCCGGACTCACCGCCCCGAAGGTGCGGCCCGATCTGAGCGAATGGGACTACGGCGGGTACGAGGGCGTCACCACCCCCGAGATCCAGCGCGACCGCCCCGACTGGAACCTGTGGACGGACGGGGTCGCCGCCGGGCCCGCCGCGCACCCGGGCGAGAGCGCCGAGCAGGTCGGCGAGCGGGCCGACCGGGTGCTCGCGGAGGCACGGGCCGCACTCGCGTCGCCGGAGGATGCTGACAGCGACGTCGCCCTCGTCGCCCATTCGCACTTCCTGCGCGTTCTGACGGCCCGCTACCTCGGGCTGCCCGCCTCGGCCGGGTCGCTGTTCCTGCTCGGCACCGGGGCCGTGTCGCGGCTGGGGACCGAGCACGACCGGCCGGTGATCACGGCGTGGAACACGACGCTTCCGCGGAGCGTGCCCGCGCCCGTGGGATGA
- a CDS encoding SDR family NAD(P)-dependent oxidoreductase, whose product MEQQFVTVVTGGSRGIGAAVCARLATDGHDVVVGYRSDAAAAEAVAEEVRAAGRKSLAVAVDTADEASVDRLFDAAAALGPVTGLVNNAGVSGPNGRLADADAEGMRRAIDVNVLGYLLCARRAVRDMAARGGGSIVNISSAAATLGSPGQYVHYAATKAAVDGMTVGLAKEVAADGIRVNCVAPGIIWTGFHEDPERPAKLAGAIPMGRAGRPDEIAGAVAWLLSDDASYATGTVMRVAGGM is encoded by the coding sequence GTGGAGCAGCAGTTCGTCACCGTCGTCACCGGCGGCAGTCGCGGTATCGGCGCCGCGGTCTGCGCCCGGCTGGCCACCGACGGCCACGACGTGGTCGTGGGCTACCGCTCGGACGCCGCGGCCGCCGAAGCCGTCGCCGAGGAGGTGCGCGCGGCGGGCCGCAAGAGCCTGGCGGTGGCGGTCGACACGGCGGACGAGGCTTCCGTGGACCGGCTCTTCGATGCCGCCGCCGCGCTCGGCCCGGTCACCGGGCTCGTCAACAACGCGGGGGTCAGCGGCCCCAACGGCCGTCTCGCCGACGCCGACGCGGAGGGGATGCGCCGGGCCATCGACGTCAATGTGCTGGGCTATCTGCTCTGCGCCCGCCGGGCCGTGCGCGACATGGCGGCGCGGGGCGGCGGGTCCATAGTCAACATCTCCTCGGCCGCGGCCACCCTGGGCAGCCCCGGGCAGTACGTGCACTACGCCGCCACCAAGGCGGCCGTCGACGGCATGACGGTCGGCCTCGCCAAGGAGGTCGCGGCCGACGGCATCCGGGTCAACTGTGTGGCGCCGGGCATCATCTGGACCGGCTTCCACGAGGACCCCGAGCGCCCCGCGAAGCTCGCCGGCGCCATCCCGATGGGCCGGGCCGGGCGGCCGGACGAGATCGCCGGAGCGGTCGCGTGGCTGCTCTCCGACGACGCCTCGTACGCGACGGGGACGGTCATGCGGGTGGCGGGCGGGATGTAG
- a CDS encoding alpha/beta hydrolase, with translation MSTLSTFRNAARWSNATRWSVAAAAGLLVAATLPAATAHASTAPPAGAARVPDRYLRQHLDWRPCDSGALECAAMAVPRDWRHPGAGPDLTVAVSRHRATGPGARKGVLMMAAGGPGASGLTRPTGLAEGAPKLAAAYDIVGFDQRGVGSSTRVVCSGQPTVDSFFDSGDLRDRTSPAIRQTFARARAFVRDCERNSGELLPYITTDQAVHDMDLYRALLGVDRISYYGPSYATFLGAYYATEFPGRVERMVLDSNVDFSGSWQSFMTGQPLGFQRRFEQDFLPWLAKNDTVYHQGRTPAEAKASYERLRRALHEHPLELEGTSVTANSLDVAATDAMYNTGRFGGFASALGVLEHPDTAAPADRKALARRLQHAMGADFFADFFAVTCADTPWNRDSGHWVRESAEATRAYPLAGARELTFASICASWPRSKAPHIEVTGKGLPPVLMLNSVHDPATHYEGALRAHRALPTSRLVTVTGGGDHGQYLNDNACVDGLVEGYLLDDRIPAGDTSCPARP, from the coding sequence ATGAGCACGTTGAGCACGTTCCGGAACGCGGCCCGGTGGTCGAACGCGACACGCTGGTCGGTCGCCGCCGCGGCCGGACTCCTCGTGGCCGCCACGCTGCCGGCCGCCACGGCCCACGCCTCCACCGCACCTCCGGCAGGCGCCGCCCGCGTGCCCGACCGCTATCTGCGGCAGCACCTCGACTGGCGGCCCTGCGACTCGGGCGCGCTGGAGTGCGCGGCCATGGCGGTCCCGCGCGACTGGCGCCACCCCGGCGCGGGCCCGGACCTCACCGTCGCGGTCTCCCGTCACCGCGCGACCGGTCCCGGGGCGCGCAAGGGCGTCCTGATGATGGCGGCGGGCGGTCCGGGCGCCTCGGGTCTCACCCGGCCCACCGGCTTGGCCGAGGGCGCGCCGAAGCTGGCGGCCGCGTACGACATCGTCGGGTTCGACCAGCGCGGCGTCGGCAGCAGTACCCGCGTGGTCTGCTCGGGCCAGCCCACCGTGGACTCCTTCTTCGACAGCGGCGACCTGCGCGACCGCACCTCCCCGGCGATCCGCCAGACCTTCGCCCGGGCCCGCGCGTTCGTACGGGACTGTGAGCGCAACTCCGGCGAGCTGCTGCCGTACATCACCACCGACCAGGCCGTCCACGACATGGACCTGTACCGCGCGCTGCTCGGCGTGGACAGGATCTCGTACTACGGGCCGTCCTACGCCACCTTCCTCGGCGCGTACTACGCGACGGAGTTCCCCGGCCGGGTCGAGCGGATGGTCCTGGACAGCAACGTCGACTTCAGCGGCTCCTGGCAGTCGTTCATGACGGGGCAGCCGCTCGGCTTCCAGCGCCGGTTCGAGCAGGACTTCCTGCCGTGGCTGGCCAAGAACGACACCGTCTACCACCAGGGCCGCACCCCGGCCGAGGCCAAGGCGAGCTACGAACGGCTGCGCCGGGCCCTGCACGAGCACCCACTGGAGCTGGAGGGCACCAGCGTCACCGCCAACAGCCTCGACGTCGCCGCGACCGACGCGATGTACAACACGGGGCGCTTCGGCGGGTTCGCCTCGGCGCTCGGTGTCCTGGAACACCCCGACACGGCCGCACCCGCCGACCGCAAGGCCCTCGCCCGGCGCCTCCAGCACGCCATGGGCGCGGACTTCTTCGCCGACTTCTTCGCCGTGACCTGCGCCGACACTCCGTGGAACCGGGACAGCGGCCACTGGGTCCGCGAGAGCGCCGAGGCCACCCGCGCCTACCCGCTGGCGGGCGCCCGGGAGTTGACGTTCGCGTCGATCTGCGCCTCCTGGCCGCGCTCGAAGGCGCCGCACATCGAGGTCACCGGCAAGGGCCTGCCGCCCGTCCTGATGCTCAACTCCGTACACGACCCGGCCACCCACTACGAGGGCGCCCTGCGCGCCCACCGCGCCCTGCCCACCTCGCGTCTGGTGACGGTGACCGGCGGCGGCGACCACGGCCAGTACCTGAACGACAACGCGTGCGTGGACGGGCTCGTCGAGGGCTATCTCCTCGACGACCGGATCCCGGCGGGCGACACCAGCTGCCCGGCGCGCCCCTGA
- a CDS encoding cytochrome P450, translated as MTESVSFPQDRTCPYQPPTAYEPLREASPLSRVTLFDGRTAWFVTGHAEARALLVDPRLSSDRLHPAFPTTTERFAALNERRTELLGVDDPEHNTQRRKVIPGFTLKRTAALRPMISRTVDGLLDAMVEKGPPVDLVSAFALPVPSMVICALLGIPYDDHDFFEEQSRRLLRGPAPSDTQDARDQLDGYLGKLIDHKVREPGDGLLDELIEDQLHTGGMDRAQLVRMAVLLLVAGHETTANMLSLGTFTLLEHPERLAELRADVSLMPVAVEELMRFLSIADGILRVATEDIEVAGTVIRAEEGVVLSTSLINRDGSVYPDADALDWRRSARHHVGFGFGIHQCLGQNLARAEMEIALGGLIARLPGLRLAAPADRIPFKPGDTLQGMLELPVTW; from the coding sequence ATGACCGAATCTGTCTCCTTCCCCCAGGACCGCACCTGCCCCTATCAGCCGCCCACCGCGTACGAGCCGCTGCGGGAAGCGAGCCCGCTGTCGCGCGTGACGCTCTTCGACGGCCGCACCGCGTGGTTCGTGACCGGCCACGCCGAGGCGCGGGCGCTGCTCGTCGACCCGCGGCTCTCCTCCGACCGGCTCCACCCGGCCTTCCCGACGACCACCGAGCGGTTCGCGGCGCTGAACGAACGCCGCACCGAACTCCTCGGCGTGGACGACCCCGAGCACAACACCCAGCGCCGCAAGGTCATCCCCGGCTTCACCCTCAAGCGCACCGCCGCCCTGCGGCCGATGATCAGCCGGACCGTGGACGGCCTGCTCGACGCCATGGTCGAGAAGGGGCCGCCGGTCGACCTGGTCTCCGCGTTCGCGCTACCGGTGCCGTCCATGGTGATCTGCGCGCTGCTCGGCATCCCCTACGACGACCACGACTTCTTCGAGGAGCAGTCCCGGCGGCTGCTGCGCGGGCCGGCTCCGTCCGACACCCAGGACGCCCGCGACCAACTCGACGGCTATCTCGGCAAGTTGATCGACCACAAGGTCCGCGAGCCGGGTGACGGGCTGCTCGACGAGCTCATCGAGGACCAGCTGCACACCGGCGGCATGGATCGGGCTCAGCTGGTCAGGATGGCGGTGCTGCTGCTCGTCGCCGGGCACGAGACCACCGCGAACATGCTGTCGCTCGGCACCTTCACGCTCCTGGAGCACCCCGAGCGGCTCGCGGAGCTGCGGGCGGACGTGTCGCTGATGCCGGTGGCGGTCGAGGAGCTGATGCGGTTCCTCTCCATCGCCGACGGCATTCTGCGGGTGGCCACCGAGGACATCGAGGTGGCCGGGACCGTGATCCGCGCCGAGGAGGGTGTCGTGCTCTCCACCTCCCTGATCAACCGGGACGGCTCGGTCTACCCGGACGCCGACGCGCTCGACTGGCGCCGATCGGCCCGCCACCACGTGGGTTTCGGGTTCGGCATCCACCAGTGCCTGGGGCAGAACCTGGCGCGGGCCGAGATGGAGATCGCCCTGGGCGGCCTCATCGCGCGGCTGCCGGGGCTGCGGCTCGCGGCGCCCGCCGACCGGATTCCGTTCAAACCGGGCGACACCCTCCAGGGAATGCTGGAACTCCCCGTCACTTGGTAG
- a CDS encoding esterase/lipase family protein: MRLRRSAVSLVVTFAAAAAGPGLAPGPAAAAPAHTPVIFVHGYNADPGVWGGMRDDFKASGYTDDELFSWGYDTSQSVNEVLSGRFAAYVDQVRARTGAAKVDVVAHSFGSLVTRWYVKFGGGTAAVGHWVSLAGPNHGTSTAWACALWSQACRDMTPGSYVQKHLAEGDETPGAVPYATWWSNCDEVINPDSSVPLTGAVNNPAGCLKHNDLLGDDAVSQGVRAFLAR; this comes from the coding sequence ATGCGCCTGCGCCGAAGTGCAGTGTCACTGGTGGTGACGTTCGCGGCCGCTGCCGCCGGGCCGGGGCTCGCCCCCGGACCGGCGGCGGCCGCCCCCGCCCACACCCCGGTGATCTTCGTGCACGGCTACAACGCCGACCCCGGGGTCTGGGGCGGGATGCGCGACGACTTCAAGGCGTCCGGGTACACCGACGACGAGCTGTTCTCCTGGGGCTACGACACGAGCCAGTCCGTCAACGAGGTGCTGTCCGGCCGGTTCGCCGCCTATGTGGACCAGGTCCGCGCCCGGACCGGCGCGGCCAAGGTGGACGTCGTGGCGCACTCCTTCGGGAGCCTGGTGACGCGCTGGTACGTCAAGTTCGGCGGCGGCACCGCCGCCGTCGGCCACTGGGTCTCGCTCGCCGGGCCCAACCACGGCACGTCCACCGCCTGGGCCTGCGCACTGTGGTCCCAGGCCTGCCGCGACATGACCCCGGGCTCGTACGTACAGAAGCACTTGGCCGAGGGCGACGAGACGCCCGGCGCCGTCCCGTACGCGACCTGGTGGTCGAACTGCGACGAGGTGATCAACCCGGACAGCAGCGTGCCGCTGACCGGCGCGGTCAACAACCCGGCGGGCTGTCTCAAGCACAACGACCTGCTCGGCGACGACGCCGTCTCGCAGGGCGTGCGCGCCTTCCTCGCCCGCTGA